A window of Polaribacter litorisediminis contains these coding sequences:
- a CDS encoding GNAT family N-acetyltransferase, translated as MTINTFDAFNRMSFLTINRITKFLHEHLEDCKDDKTAIRQSLLYAAKEIPSLGGFTFIATENDNIVGALVVNKTGMKAYQSENLIVYLAIHKDYRNKGMGSKLIKEAVNYCNGNVTLQINKESSAIKVFEKSGFTSEKIQMTLHKDE; from the coding sequence ATGACGATTAATACCTTTGATGCCTTTAACAGGATGTCATTTTTAACAATCAATAGAATTACCAAATTTTTACATGAACATTTAGAAGATTGTAAAGATGATAAAACTGCTATACGGCAATCATTATTATATGCAGCAAAAGAGATTCCTAGTTTAGGTGGTTTTACATTTATCGCAACAGAAAATGATAACATCGTTGGTGCTCTTGTTGTTAATAAAACGGGCATGAAAGCGTATCAATCAGAAAATCTCATAGTGTATTTGGCGATTCATAAAGATTATAGAAATAAAGGTATGGGATCAAAGTTAATAAAAGAAGCTGTAAACTATTGTAATGGTAATGTTACACTTCAAATCAATAAAGAAAGTTCAGCAATTAAAGTATTTGAAAAAAGCGGATTTACTTCCGAGAAAATTCAAATGACATTACACAAAGATGAATAA
- the proC gene encoding pyrroline-5-carboxylate reductase, whose protein sequence is MKILVIGAGNMGLTYAEGMSKSKLLKKKNIMVLDNSEKKLEELNEINHFDAFKELEDCVPEADIIFIAVKPYHAENLFKALKPFSKPGQVLVSIMAGVNIENIKKYSGLNKIVRAMPNLPAQIGKGLTSYVTSKEVSRIEKLTIESLLDTTGKSMEVDTEKFIDASTGISGSGPAYVFYFMQSMMEAALQMGFSKKDSTVLVSQTFTGAVELFNQSNLSPNSWMEKVASKGGTTRAALDSMEDNNVNELIKDAAFAAFNRAVELGKEH, encoded by the coding sequence ATGAAAATTTTAGTAATTGGTGCCGGAAACATGGGACTTACCTATGCAGAAGGAATGTCTAAATCGAAGTTGTTAAAGAAGAAAAATATCATGGTTTTGGATAACTCTGAAAAAAAGTTGGAGGAACTCAATGAAATAAATCATTTTGATGCTTTTAAAGAATTAGAAGACTGTGTGCCTGAGGCAGATATTATCTTTATTGCTGTAAAACCGTATCATGCAGAGAACTTATTTAAAGCTTTAAAACCATTTTCTAAACCTGGCCAAGTTTTAGTATCAATTATGGCAGGTGTAAACATAGAAAACATCAAAAAATATTCTGGTTTAAATAAAATAGTAAGAGCGATGCCTAATTTACCTGCGCAAATAGGAAAAGGACTTACCTCTTATGTTACGTCGAAAGAAGTTTCTAGAATAGAAAAATTAACGATAGAAAGTTTGTTAGACACCACTGGAAAATCGATGGAAGTAGATACCGAAAAATTTATTGATGCCTCTACAGGAATTTCTGGTAGTGGCCCAGCCTATGTTTTTTACTTTATGCAAAGTATGATGGAAGCTGCACTGCAAATGGGTTTCTCTAAAAAAGATTCTACAGTTTTAGTAAGTCAAACATTTACAGGTGCGGTAGAATTATTCAATCAATCTAACTTATCACCAAATTCTTGGATGGAAAAAGTAGCCTCTAAAGGTGGTACTACACGTGCCGCCCTCGATTCTATGGAAGACAACAATGTAAACGAATTAATAAAAGATGCCGCTTTTGCTGCTTTTAACAGAGCTGTAGAATTGGGTAAAGAACATTAA
- the proB gene encoding glutamate 5-kinase, which yields MHKERIVIKVGTNVMTNKDNRIVRPVLRRLVKQVAELYERDIICILVSSGSVIAGKEVLGESSIENETQRRQVYSAIGQPRMMRHYYNIFNDYGMKCAQVLPTKRDFSPGIHRQNMINCCEGLLSEGVIPIANEDDAVSVTMSMFSDNDELASLIAQLINADKLIILTDIDGLYTGHPDAESSDLISNVNPNEDLDKYIQDTNKKPGEGRGGMGSKLDYAQEAASHNIPTFIANGKRDNTIIDIIDGKSVGTKVSL from the coding sequence ATGCACAAAGAAAGAATTGTAATAAAAGTAGGAACCAACGTAATGACCAACAAGGATAACAGAATTGTTAGACCGGTTTTAAGACGTTTGGTAAAACAAGTAGCCGAATTATACGAACGCGATATTATATGTATCTTAGTTTCATCGGGCTCTGTTATTGCCGGAAAAGAGGTTTTAGGAGAATCTTCCATCGAAAATGAAACTCAAAGAAGACAGGTATATTCTGCCATTGGGCAGCCTAGAATGATGCGTCATTATTATAATATTTTTAATGACTACGGCATGAAATGTGCTCAAGTGTTGCCAACCAAAAGAGATTTTTCTCCAGGTATTCATCGCCAAAATATGATTAATTGTTGCGAAGGACTTTTGTCTGAAGGGGTGATACCGATTGCTAATGAAGATGATGCCGTTTCGGTAACCATGTCTATGTTTTCGGATAATGATGAGTTGGCGAGTTTAATTGCACAATTAATTAACGCAGATAAATTGATTATTTTAACAGATATTGATGGTTTATATACTGGGCATCCTGATGCAGAAAGTAGCGATTTAATTAGCAATGTAAACCCTAATGAAGACTTAGATAAATACATACAAGATACCAATAAAAAACCTGGTGAAGGACGAGGCGGAATGGGGTCTAAATTAGATTATGCGCAAGAGGCCGCATCCCATAATATTCCTACATTTATAGCCAACGGAAAAAGAGATAATACCATTATTGATATTATAGACGGGAAGTCTGTAGGTACCAAAGTGTCACTTTAA
- a CDS encoding glutamate-5-semialdehyde dehydrogenase gives MKLLDTNLKNNVLASMTKILDTHREALLEANQKDLDAFQKEDQAMYDRLILNNKKIDGMITAINEVKAQEDPVNQIISDKHLENGLQVTNRTAPFGTIMIIYESRPDVTIEAAVLAFKANNKILLKGGKEAIFSNQLLVEFWHKALSENNLSTDYIKLMQLNRTETQAFLKNPTEPLDLIVPRGGERLISFVKEHATCAVLISGRGNNFLYVDAQVDWHQALSVIINAKTDKISACNALDKILINKKIENYEAKLLELQSVLKEKNVSILVDADSKKVLKDETLIIDKNIWKEEFLALKCCIGSVDDLNEAIEMINENSGGHSAAIMTKNDDNAYNFMQQVDCAAVYKNASTRFTDGGQLGVGAELAISTDKLHHRGPLGLKELVTNKYYIFGEGQIRG, from the coding sequence ATGAAGTTACTAGATACAAACTTAAAAAATAACGTTTTAGCAAGCATGACGAAGATTCTTGATACACATCGAGAAGCCTTGTTAGAAGCCAACCAAAAGGATTTGGATGCTTTTCAAAAAGAAGACCAAGCGATGTATGATCGTTTGATTTTAAATAATAAAAAAATTGATGGTATGATTACGGCTATCAACGAAGTAAAAGCACAAGAAGACCCTGTAAATCAAATTATTAGTGACAAGCATTTAGAAAACGGCTTGCAAGTTACCAACAGAACTGCTCCTTTTGGTACCATTATGATTATTTACGAATCGAGACCCGATGTAACGATTGAAGCCGCTGTTTTGGCCTTTAAAGCAAACAATAAAATTCTTTTAAAAGGTGGAAAAGAAGCTATTTTCAGCAATCAATTATTGGTTGAGTTTTGGCACAAAGCTTTATCCGAAAATAATCTTAGTACCGATTATATAAAGCTCATGCAATTGAACCGAACTGAAACACAAGCCTTTTTAAAAAACCCAACCGAACCGTTAGATTTAATTGTTCCTAGAGGTGGCGAGCGTTTAATTAGTTTTGTAAAAGAGCATGCTACGTGTGCTGTGTTAATTAGCGGAAGAGGTAATAATTTTTTATATGTGGATGCACAGGTCGATTGGCATCAAGCGCTTAGCGTAATTATCAATGCAAAAACTGATAAAATATCTGCTTGTAATGCGTTGGATAAAATTTTAATCAACAAAAAAATTGAAAATTACGAAGCAAAGTTACTAGAATTGCAAAGTGTTTTAAAAGAGAAAAATGTCTCTATTTTGGTAGACGCAGACAGTAAAAAAGTACTAAAAGATGAAACCCTCATCATCGATAAAAATATTTGGAAAGAAGAGTTCTTAGCCCTGAAATGTTGCATTGGTTCTGTGGATGATCTAAACGAAGCGATTGAAATGATTAATGAGAATTCTGGTGGACATTCAGCAGCAATCATGACCAAAAATGATGACAATGCTTATAATTTTATGCAACAAGTAGATTGTGCTGCGGTGTATAAAAATGCCTCTACTCGTTTTACTGATGGCGGACAGTTAGGTGTTGGTGCAGAATTGGCTATTAGTACCGACAAGTTGCACCATAGAGGCCCTTTAGGTTTAAAAGAATTAGTAACTAATAAATACTATATTTTTGGTGAAGGCCAAATTCGCGGATAG
- a CDS encoding condensin complex protein MksE — MITKYTSEIFDVLRKGQFICSNSPDNEIQKLYKVLEDDQTFEDLYEYFYQINYILELGNEYFYFSRIENNTDLDRKLEKAFHWIDILDFFKTYDSSFDVGFRFSPSEIVNQLKNNADLKNKLEKFKKISVDKKSYSDSIKKIIEKLEKDNFITLENEISETYKVLTSLNYLKDMITTINIPEEIENEIPE; from the coding sequence ATGATTACAAAATATACATCAGAAATATTTGACGTGCTTCGAAAAGGACAATTTATATGCTCAAATAGTCCGGACAATGAAATTCAAAAACTTTATAAGGTTTTAGAAGATGATCAAACTTTTGAAGATTTATACGAATACTTTTATCAAATCAACTACATCTTAGAACTAGGCAATGAATATTTCTATTTCAGTCGCATAGAAAATAATACTGATTTAGATAGAAAACTAGAAAAAGCATTTCATTGGATTGATATCTTAGATTTTTTTAAAACTTATGATTCTTCTTTTGATGTAGGTTTTCGATTTTCACCATCAGAAATCGTTAATCAACTAAAAAACAATGCAGATTTAAAAAACAAATTAGAAAAATTTAAAAAAATAAGTGTTGACAAAAAAAGTTACTCTGATAGCATAAAAAAAATAATAGAAAAACTTGAAAAAGATAATTTTATTACATTAGAGAATGAGATTTCAGAAACGTATAAAGTACTTACTTCATTAAATTACTTAAAAGACATGATAACAACTATTAATATTCCTGAAGAAATAGAAAATGAGATACCTGAATAA
- a CDS encoding ATP-binding protein: MRYLNKIVFINSASVQYAEIELDGNVHFIGTQGVGKSTLLRAILFFYNANKTKLGIPREKKGFDDYYFQYQNSYMIYEIIKDKIPFCVLAYKVNGKVAFRFFNSEYKRELFIDKDNRAFESWDAIRNAFGTAIYYTSLIKSYEDFRRIIYGDNSGLKPEFKKYALIESKQYQNIPRTIQNVLLNTNLEAKFIKDTIINSINEEEFVIDIENYSKNHLRDFETQINDIKIWFKKNRKGQIVVRKQAEKIIARLRVYNFLKREKKELAYGLASRLNYIENEKPILFSNYSKENNELNELSKKRENLIKTHRRREQDIISDIKLITTELGKSKLRQAEYDDKNIKKIISKVAKKDGLIIKQKTLEEEKNLLKSEFAEISQKFQALISQIQNQQQEFTNTQNAEIHKIERTFEGHKTSIINAYQKLTHQIKEENKDEVTKGYNALETIKENENSIKRSKSELKYKIFFSAEIEMSKNDKKTLEYKISSSKIIVLNSTNQTATILKEWELETKEVERIHHISVEKENEKKQKLVLKIEKIENKIKQSKSSLYGWLNENINDWQNTIGKVIDEDNVLFHTELNPKIIDSTSTTLFGISLNLNTLKNSIKTVKEYNQEIDEYKNQIIEIKNVVQQLHVNKEDRLKKLKTKFKKNLNHLKEIIAEHEYIILQNEEKLKKNKIDLDEWISKSTLKKEATLLKLENNLDEIAIKKLKAEDNLKIIKKGINRKITLKEKERNSEIKSLEEIKNKTISEINNLISNNKEASDNRIKELKQKQTSELDNKGVDTNRLHIIDDGLSEIEKELAYIKENETTVIEYYKDKRELFDKVPQLKVDNASLEKKRASIVHDHKMELNKINTKYAKQEDFVKSIKNTIEAFENDLKEFESFKLSDAFLDIRNYYNQPIGTFDTQKTGIVLIKEIVNKHSKNLQTYEELRQSINLFNGNFNEGNIFSFNIKLISKENFLSFASDLKEFIELDKINEYEKRVNERFAHIIRLIGRETNELNSKKGEIEKIIKKINDDFIGKNFVEAIKGMEMKTLESSHPIVKLLIQIKEFNDENSLALGATNLFTSSESNSKNQKAVDLLKQLVKELIKSKNATLTLSESFDLQFRIIENDNDSGWVEKLSNVGSEGTDVLVKAMVNILLLNVFKNSASKKFKDFKLHCMMDEIGRLHPNNVKGILRFANERNILLINGSPTSQNATDYRYTYKLAKEQSKSNTKKYITKINRLVKVTNKVLNE, from the coding sequence ATGAGATACCTGAATAAAATAGTTTTTATAAATAGTGCATCTGTGCAATATGCCGAAATTGAATTAGACGGAAATGTGCATTTCATAGGAACACAAGGTGTAGGAAAAAGTACTTTACTTCGCGCTATTCTATTTTTCTACAATGCAAATAAAACAAAACTTGGAATACCAAGAGAGAAAAAAGGATTTGATGATTATTATTTTCAATATCAAAACTCATATATGATATATGAAATTATAAAAGACAAAATTCCTTTTTGTGTTTTAGCGTACAAGGTAAATGGAAAAGTTGCATTTAGGTTTTTTAACTCTGAGTATAAACGCGAATTATTTATTGATAAAGATAATAGAGCTTTTGAAAGTTGGGATGCAATTAGAAACGCTTTTGGTACAGCTATTTATTATACCAGTCTAATAAAAAGTTATGAAGATTTTCGTAGAATTATTTATGGAGATAATAGCGGCTTAAAGCCAGAATTTAAAAAGTATGCTTTAATAGAAAGTAAGCAATATCAAAATATACCAAGAACAATTCAAAATGTATTGCTAAATACTAATTTAGAAGCAAAATTTATAAAAGATACCATCATTAATTCTATAAATGAAGAGGAATTTGTTATCGATATAGAGAATTATTCTAAAAATCATTTACGTGATTTTGAAACTCAAATTAATGATATTAAAATATGGTTCAAAAAAAATAGAAAAGGGCAAATTGTAGTTAGAAAACAGGCAGAGAAAATTATTGCTAGATTAAGAGTCTATAATTTTTTAAAAAGAGAAAAAAAAGAGCTCGCTTATGGTTTAGCATCTAGACTCAATTATATAGAAAACGAAAAGCCAATTTTATTTTCTAATTATTCGAAAGAAAATAATGAATTAAATGAGTTATCAAAAAAGAGAGAAAATTTAATAAAAACGCATCGAAGAAGAGAACAAGATATTATTTCTGATATAAAATTAATCACTACAGAATTAGGCAAATCAAAACTGAGACAGGCTGAATATGATGATAAAAATATCAAGAAAATAATTTCGAAAGTTGCAAAGAAAGATGGCTTAATTATAAAACAAAAAACTTTAGAAGAAGAAAAAAATCTTCTAAAATCTGAATTCGCAGAAATTAGTCAAAAATTTCAAGCGCTCATTTCCCAAATTCAAAATCAACAACAAGAGTTTACCAATACACAAAACGCAGAAATTCATAAAATAGAGCGAACTTTTGAAGGGCATAAAACTTCAATAATAAATGCCTACCAAAAATTGACACATCAAATTAAAGAAGAAAACAAAGATGAGGTAACAAAAGGTTACAATGCCCTAGAAACCATAAAAGAAAATGAAAATAGCATAAAGAGAAGCAAATCAGAATTGAAATATAAAATCTTTTTCTCTGCAGAAATTGAGATGAGTAAAAACGATAAAAAAACATTGGAATACAAAATTTCAAGTTCTAAAATTATAGTTTTAAATTCTACAAATCAAACGGCTACAATTCTTAAAGAATGGGAATTAGAGACAAAAGAAGTGGAAAGAATTCACCATATATCCGTTGAAAAAGAAAATGAAAAAAAGCAAAAACTAGTTTTAAAAATCGAGAAAATCGAAAACAAAATTAAACAGAGTAAATCCTCTCTATATGGCTGGCTAAATGAGAATATTAATGATTGGCAAAATACCATAGGAAAGGTAATCGATGAAGACAATGTTTTATTTCACACAGAACTAAATCCTAAAATAATTGATAGCACTTCTACTACTCTATTTGGTATATCATTAAACTTAAACACCTTAAAAAACAGCATAAAAACGGTAAAAGAGTACAATCAAGAAATTGACGAATATAAAAATCAGATTATTGAAATTAAAAATGTCGTTCAACAACTTCATGTAAATAAGGAGGATCGTTTAAAAAAATTGAAAACAAAATTTAAGAAAAACTTAAATCATCTTAAAGAAATTATCGCAGAACATGAATATATAATATTGCAAAACGAAGAAAAATTAAAGAAAAATAAGATTGATTTGGATGAATGGATTTCAAAATCTACATTGAAAAAAGAAGCTACTTTACTAAAACTAGAAAATAATTTAGACGAAATTGCTATAAAGAAATTAAAAGCTGAAGACAACCTAAAAATTATTAAGAAAGGAATAAATCGCAAAATAACCTTAAAGGAAAAGGAACGAAATTCTGAAATTAAATCTTTGGAAGAAATCAAAAACAAGACAATTTCAGAAATAAATAATTTAATTTCAAATAATAAAGAAGCATCCGATAACCGTATTAAAGAATTAAAGCAAAAACAAACCTCAGAATTAGACAATAAAGGAGTTGACACGAATAGACTGCATATAATTGATGATGGATTAAGCGAAATAGAAAAGGAGTTAGCTTATATTAAAGAGAATGAAACAACCGTTATTGAATACTATAAAGATAAAAGAGAACTCTTCGATAAAGTGCCGCAATTAAAAGTTGATAACGCTAGTTTAGAGAAAAAGCGAGCATCCATAGTTCATGATCATAAAATGGAATTAAATAAAATTAACACCAAATATGCTAAACAAGAGGACTTTGTAAAATCAATAAAAAATACCATTGAAGCATTTGAAAATGACTTAAAAGAATTTGAAAGTTTTAAGCTTTCAGATGCTTTCCTAGATATTCGAAACTATTATAATCAACCTATCGGTACTTTTGATACGCAAAAAACAGGAATAGTTTTAATTAAAGAAATTGTAAATAAGCACTCAAAAAACCTTCAAACTTATGAAGAATTAAGACAATCTATTAATCTATTTAATGGGAACTTTAATGAAGGAAATATTTTCAGTTTCAATATAAAATTAATTTCAAAAGAAAATTTTCTAAGCTTTGCTTCCGATCTAAAAGAATTTATCGAATTAGATAAAATTAACGAATATGAAAAACGTGTCAATGAAAGATTTGCACATATTATTCGCTTAATAGGTAGAGAAACAAATGAGCTGAACTCTAAAAAAGGAGAAATTGAGAAGATTATTAAAAAAATTAATGATGATTTTATTGGCAAAAACTTTGTGGAAGCTATCAAAGGAATGGAAATGAAAACTTTAGAAAGTTCTCATCCAATCGTAAAATTATTAATTCAGATAAAAGAATTTAATGATGAAAATAGTCTTGCTTTAGGAGCAACAAATCTTTTTACTTCGTCCGAAAGTAATTCAAAAAATCAAAAAGCTGTAGATTTATTAAAACAACTAGTCAAAGAATTAATAAAGTCCAAAAACGCAACGCTAACACTTTCAGAGTCTTTTGATTTACAATTTAGAATCATAGAAAACGATAATGATTCTGGTTGGGTTGAAAAACTTTCTAATGTTGGCAGTGAAGGAACAGATGTTTTAGTTAAAGCCATGGTAAACATTTTACTTCTAAATGTTTTTAAAAATAGTGCTTCTAAAAAATTCAAAGACTTTAAATTACATTGTATGATGGATGAAATAGGAAGACTTCATCCAAATAATGTTAAAGGTATTTTAAGATTTGCCAACGAAAGAAACATTTTACTGATTAATGGCTCACCAACAAGTCAAAATGCTACAGATTATCGATACACATATAAACTTGCAAAAGAACAGTCAAAAAGCAATACTAAAAAATACATCACAAAAATTAATCGATTGGTTAAAGTAACTAACAAAGTTCTTAATGAATGA
- a CDS encoding DUF7281 domain-containing protein: MKLTLKIAKILVRLINEESIPNSFAKGRLIDDLVAENIIYKKGKHKKSLELVNKSSLHTYLANQLQINDLNNYILALENENSTRAELVKITTDSKKSKERAFKGFLVNSYTYIKAELNNKRIIINPDKGSFVFIYDFETFKIPKEITVIGVENSKNFSQIQEQHYLFKNMNPLFISRYPQNQNKDFIKWMNSIPNNYVHFGDFDIAGIGIYLNEYKKHLLGKATFFIPENIKIDLRNNGNRERFNTQKINFNIDKIQESKILDLIELIKKEQKGLDQEYYIAATRKR, from the coding sequence ATGAAATTAACATTAAAAATAGCAAAAATATTAGTCAGACTCATCAATGAAGAATCAATTCCAAATAGTTTTGCTAAAGGAAGATTAATAGATGATTTAGTTGCTGAAAATATTATTTACAAAAAAGGGAAGCATAAAAAATCTCTAGAGTTGGTAAATAAATCAAGTTTACATACTTATTTAGCAAATCAGTTACAAATTAATGATTTGAATAATTATATTTTGGCTTTAGAAAATGAAAATTCAACGCGGGCAGAACTTGTAAAAATTACAACAGATTCAAAAAAGTCAAAAGAGAGAGCTTTTAAGGGCTTTTTAGTGAATAGTTATACTTATATAAAAGCTGAGTTGAATAATAAACGCATAATCATTAATCCTGATAAAGGAAGCTTCGTTTTTATATATGACTTTGAAACTTTCAAAATTCCAAAAGAAATAACAGTTATTGGCGTTGAAAATTCCAAAAATTTCAGTCAGATCCAAGAACAGCATTACTTATTTAAAAATATGAATCCTTTGTTTATTTCTCGTTATCCTCAAAATCAAAATAAAGATTTTATTAAATGGATGAATTCTATTCCAAATAATTATGTACATTTTGGAGATTTTGATATTGCAGGAATTGGAATTTATTTAAATGAATATAAAAAGCATTTATTAGGAAAAGCTACATTTTTTATTCCTGAGAATATTAAAATCGATTTAAGAAATAATGGAAATAGAGAACGATTTAATACGCAAAAAATTAATTTCAATATTGACAAAATACAGGAATCAAAAATTTTAGATTTAATCGAATTAATTAAAAAAGAGCAAAAAGGTTTGGACCAAGAATATTATATCGCTGCAACTCGCAAACGATAA
- a CDS encoding DUF6175 family protein: MKQKIILTIVFGMLVSSGFLFSQAKKPTLMILPSDNWCAQRYFMTEFDNQGTKLKVPNYKQAFQEDTEIGQVISKIGGLMIERGFPLKDVEQELKAIEQRTAENNMTSSSSSGAGLSESPLDMLKNRAKADIVIQIWWKVSKAEQGKVVSFVLEAFDAYTNKRIAASSGNSSPNNADVVPVLLQNAILANIDVFASQLQKHFDDMFENGREIRLTVRKWDTWEYDLESEFEGEELRDLIYDWLTLNTVKGKFNESNSSENLISYEQVRIPLFDERDRAIDARRFTRDLQKYLKAAPFNFQVKLMTRGLGEAILVLGEK; the protein is encoded by the coding sequence ATGAAACAAAAAATTATTTTAACAATTGTGTTTGGAATGTTAGTTTCCTCAGGTTTTTTATTTTCTCAAGCAAAAAAACCAACGCTAATGATTTTACCAAGTGATAACTGGTGTGCACAACGCTATTTTATGACAGAGTTTGACAATCAAGGCACCAAACTAAAAGTGCCTAATTACAAACAAGCCTTTCAAGAAGATACAGAAATTGGTCAAGTAATTTCAAAAATTGGAGGTTTAATGATTGAAAGAGGTTTCCCATTAAAAGATGTTGAACAAGAATTAAAGGCGATAGAACAACGCACTGCTGAAAACAATATGACCAGCAGTTCTTCCTCAGGCGCTGGGCTTTCAGAAAGTCCTTTAGATATGTTAAAAAACAGAGCTAAAGCAGATATTGTTATTCAAATCTGGTGGAAAGTATCAAAAGCAGAACAAGGAAAAGTGGTGTCCTTTGTCTTAGAAGCATTTGATGCCTACACCAATAAAAGGATAGCAGCTTCATCAGGAAACAGTTCGCCAAATAATGCGGACGTTGTACCTGTATTACTTCAAAATGCTATACTCGCAAATATTGATGTATTTGCAAGCCAATTACAAAAGCACTTTGATGATATGTTTGAAAATGGAAGAGAGATTAGATTAACTGTAAGAAAATGGGATACTTGGGAATATGATTTAGAAAGTGAGTTTGAGGGCGAAGAACTGAGAGATTTAATTTATGATTGGCTAACATTAAATACCGTTAAAGGCAAGTTCAATGAAAGTAATTCTTCAGAGAATTTGATATCCTATGAACAAGTTAGAATACCCCTTTTTGATGAAAGAGATAGAGCTATTGATGCTAGGCGATTTACTAGGGACTTACAAAAATATTTAAAAGCAGCACCTTTTAATTTTCAAGTTAAATTAATGACTCGTGGACTTGGTGAAGCAATTCTTGTCTTGGGTGAAAAATAA
- a CDS encoding Fic family protein, producing the protein MHPIKKLDKLPPKREKVETLKIYRQLSKSSKSLGELKGIAQTMPNQEMLMNAVVLQEAKDSSEIENIITTQDELYKALATKTKQGSQVKEVINYRRAIFSGQDLLKKQGFLRLKDIEFLQKTTIENNAGIRSMAGTVLKNDKTGEVVYTPPQEKDEILDLLGNFLDHFNIKQNDLPPLINLAILHYQFESIHPFYDGNGRTGRILNILYLILNKLLDIPILYLSSYINEHKSDYYRLLNKVNKSDEWEEYIIYILKAIEVTSDRTIQKIIAINNLLSETIEIVQNKEPKIYRKELIELLFEQPYSKIEYVVKKLKVERKSASRYLNGLEKIGILKSEKVGRENIYVNKKLIEILKKH; encoded by the coding sequence ATGCACCCTATAAAAAAACTTGATAAGCTACCTCCCAAAAGAGAAAAAGTAGAAACTCTAAAAATATATAGGCAATTAAGTAAATCATCAAAGTCATTAGGAGAACTTAAAGGGATTGCACAAACAATGCCTAACCAAGAAATGCTTATGAACGCTGTAGTTCTTCAGGAAGCAAAAGATAGTTCTGAGATTGAAAATATAATTACAACTCAAGATGAACTTTATAAAGCTTTAGCAACAAAAACAAAACAAGGATCTCAAGTAAAAGAAGTAATTAATTATAGAAGAGCAATATTTTCTGGACAAGACTTACTTAAAAAACAAGGATTCTTACGTTTGAAAGATATTGAATTCTTACAAAAGACTACTATTGAAAATAATGCTGGAATAAGAAGTATGGCAGGAACTGTTTTAAAAAATGATAAAACAGGAGAAGTTGTATATACTCCACCTCAAGAAAAAGATGAGATTTTAGATTTATTAGGAAATTTCCTTGACCATTTTAATATAAAACAAAACGACTTACCTCCTCTTATAAACTTAGCGATATTGCATTATCAATTTGAGAGTATTCATCCTTTTTATGATGGAAATGGAAGAACAGGACGAATACTAAATATTTTATATCTGATACTAAATAAACTTCTTGATATACCTATATTATATTTGAGTTCATATATAAATGAGCACAAATCAGATTATTATAGATTACTAAACAAAGTGAATAAATCCGATGAATGGGAAGAGTACATTATATATATCTTAAAAGCAATAGAAGTAACATCGGATAGAACAATTCAGAAAATAATCGCTATCAATAATTTACTTTCAGAGACAATTGAGATTGTACAAAACAAAGAACCAAAAATATACAGAAAAGAACTCATTGAATTACTTTTTGAACAACCCTATTCTAAAATTGAATACGTAGTAAAAAAACTAAAGGTAGAAAGGAAATCTGCTTCAAGATATCTAAACGGTTTGGAGAAAATTGGAATTTTAAAATCCGAAAAAGTTGGGAGAGAAAATATATATGTAAATAAAAAATTAATAGAAATATTGAAAAAGCACTAA